ACGCCCCAACCAAGAACGCCGCTTCAAAATCTGAATAAAATCCTGCAAAGCCGCGCCACTGGGAGAGGTAACGATAGCCACCCGCATCGGTAACTTCGGAAGCGGACGTTTCCGTTGCTTGTCGAAAATCCCTTCTGCAGAGAGCTTCGCCTTGAGGCGCTCAAACTCCTTGTAAAGCCGCCCTTCTCCATTTTCTTCGAGTTCTCTAACCACTAGCTGATAGCGGCCATGAGGCTCGTAAACGCTCAGCTCCCCAAAAGCCGATACTTGCATTCCATCCCGAGGAACAAAGCGGAGTCGAGCTGCTTGGCCGCGAAACATGACTGCAGGCAGTTGAGAACCCGCGTCCTTGATCGAGAAATACAAATGGCCTGAGGCCTGGCTTCGTAGATTTGATACCTCACCTATCACCCAACTGGGAGGCATCCCACCCTCCAAGAGCTTTTTGATGCCCTTGGTATATTGGCTCACGCTAACTCGCGGAAAATCATCAAACAGATCCTCAAGCCCCATTATTCGAGCCCTCCGCAATCGATTTGGCCTGCAACCGCCCCCTCAAGAAGCGAAGCAAAATGGCAATGGCGATCGCCAATCCAACACCTGCCACCGCTAATTTAAGGTTTCCTGTCATGAGCGATTCTCCTAGCACGATAAAACTAGCCGAGACCGTCCAAATGATCGGTAAGGATGCCAAGAGATATCTGCCAAAGGGCATTTGAGCCAATCCCAGCAAATAGTTCTGCAAAGCGAATGGAACCCCGGGCGTCAGTCTCAACATGAGAGCGATACCCAACATCCTTCTCTCCGAGAACTCGGGTATAGAGTATCCGAATCGAGCAACCAAACGCACGAACACGGGGCGGAACCACTTTCCTGATACAAGCCACGATACGATCATGTTGGCCGTCAGGGCACAGAGGGAACCCAGAATGGCTATTTTCAACCCAAAAGCGGGGGCGAAAAGTAGAAATGGCGACAGCGGAAACCAAAACAAAGGCAGAACAGCCATAAGCCCAAAGTAAGCCCACGGCCCCATGGCGGCGAAATGCTCGATTACCTGCATAAGGCTCTCGCGACTGATGTACTCTCGATACCGCCAAACCAAGAGAGAGACAATCAGGAGGCCCACAAGAGCGAGTAGGATGAGGCTGACTTTTTTGCGCGGCAAGTTCACTTGCGACCACTTTTACGGGCGAATTCCGGAAGGCAAACTCAGTTTCAAGTCTGGGCCTGGATTGGGAAAGCAACTTTTAGACTGCATAGCCTAGAAAAGCGTATTCAAGCGTTGGCTACGACACAGGTCTTTGAAGACTTGAACTTAGGCAATTGTACCACTTTCGCATACTAAAGCTTTACTCGTTGCCAGATAGACCGAAAAAACAGTCTCATGCCTGAGGAGGAAAAGGGAAAGATACTGATAATCGATGATGAAGACGGGATCCGAGCGGTCCTGAAAGCCATCCTCGAAAGCATCGATATACAAACCCTTGAAGCCTCAAACGCACGTTCAGCACTCGAGGTTTTGGAAGAGAACAAGCAAAGCATCGCCGGCTGCCTGCTCGATATGAATCTCGAAGATAGTTACGGAGAAGATTTGTACGACAAATTGCGCACAACCTCTCCTGACCTAACCGTCTTTGCGATGAGCGGCATTTTCGGAGCCGAAATTCGCGAGCGCCTAGGTGAGCGGGTGATCTCTGGCTTCATTGCCAAACCCTTTACCGCAAGCGATATCATCCAAACCGTTCAGGCAGGACTCGAAAAGAGGACGTCCTCAGAAGAGCAGAACTAGGCGATCGTATTCAGATTGCTACCGATAGGGCCGCTTGAAACCGGCTCATTCTCGTGCAAAGCAACCTCCCTCGAACCTAGAAAATAGTAGGTATCGCTCGGATCAGCTTCCGGCTCTGCCTCCTCGGCACGCTCTTCCCTTTCCCGCTGTTCACGCAGTACCGGATAGTGCCTTTCTAAAATGTTTCTTGGATAGAGCTGTTCCATGCTCGTGGTGTGTTATCAGAATCCTTTCTGTCGGAAGAATATCTCTTCCCGCATCGTGTATCGCCGTCTACGACCTTAACTTAAATTGGATCAAACGATTTTTATGATTTTTAACAAAACGCAAACAGATGGAAAAAACCAAGAGGCATGGCGGAAAGGTCCTTTTCTGCCCTAAGCTTGTTGCCATCGCGCAGCGCGCCCTTCAACCTTCTTACCGTGCAATCCGTAGACCTGACAGCCGCGAAAAAAGATGCGTTTCGTAGCCTGCTCGATGACCCTAGCCCTCTCGTCCAAAAGGCTTTGATCACCGAACTGTCGCGCCTCGGACCGGAGGCTTGCGATTTTTTGGAAGATCTGGGCAACGGCGAAAACCGCCTGCTCGCCGCCCATGC
This genomic interval from Pelagicoccus albus contains the following:
- a CDS encoding TVP38/TMEM64 family protein, which gives rise to MNLPRKKVSLILLALVGLLIVSLLVWRYREYISRESLMQVIEHFAAMGPWAYFGLMAVLPLFWFPLSPFLLFAPAFGLKIAILGSLCALTANMIVSWLVSGKWFRPVFVRLVARFGYSIPEFSERRMLGIALMLRLTPGVPFALQNYLLGLAQMPFGRYLLASLPIIWTVSASFIVLGESLMTGNLKLAVAGVGLAIAIAILLRFLRGRLQAKSIAEGSNNGA
- a CDS encoding response regulator; this encodes MPEEEKGKILIIDDEDGIRAVLKAILESIDIQTLEASNARSALEVLEENKQSIAGCLLDMNLEDSYGEDLYDKLRTTSPDLTVFAMSGIFGAEIRERLGERVISGFIAKPFTASDIIQTVQAGLEKRTSSEEQN